The following coding sequences lie in one Arthrobacter sp. PGP41 genomic window:
- a CDS encoding DUF1810 domain-containing protein produces the protein MNDPYDLDRFVSAQDSGAGEGGTFGQALAELQLGNKTGHWMWFIFPQLAGLGQSPTSRKYAITSLAEARAYLEHGVLGPRLLQCAQALTNHAGRTAEDILGGIDARKLHSSMTLFLRAAPGETVFKTVLAQFFDGQPDEATDALLAEQDQD, from the coding sequence ATGAACGATCCCTATGACCTGGACCGCTTCGTGTCAGCCCAGGACAGCGGCGCAGGGGAGGGCGGGACCTTCGGACAGGCCTTGGCTGAGCTGCAGCTCGGCAACAAGACCGGCCACTGGATGTGGTTCATCTTCCCGCAGCTCGCCGGCCTGGGGCAAAGCCCCACCTCCCGGAAATACGCCATCACTTCGCTTGCCGAAGCCCGGGCGTACCTCGAGCACGGGGTCCTCGGCCCGCGGCTCCTGCAGTGCGCCCAGGCGCTCACCAACCACGCCGGGCGCACTGCAGAGGACATCCTGGGCGGCATCGATGCCCGGAAGCTGCACTCGTCCATGACCCTGTTCCTCCGCGCCGCGCCCGGCGAAACGGTGTTCAAGACAGTCCTTGCCCAGTTCTTTGACGGCCAGCCGGACGAGGCCACCGACGCGCTGCTCGCGGAGCAGGACCAGGACTGA
- a CDS encoding DNA alkylation repair protein: MNGGPDYVAAAAAFIDRTLQNEGAWYRADDVESRLGGVLASYGSSVGAVRGTVRDALRKFKDLDHDAVVLLASGLWAQPKPGGRPVFERRQAAVVLLQSRASLLLHSDLTRIEGFLRSAGSRELVEPLLSDVVLPLLAGLAGRDRQRAGVVLARWSQDPDGRLRRAAAFIEQQSGPETPHKGDSYERSL, from the coding sequence ATGAACGGCGGGCCCGACTATGTGGCAGCGGCCGCTGCGTTCATCGACCGCACCCTGCAGAATGAGGGCGCCTGGTACCGCGCGGACGACGTCGAGTCCCGGCTGGGCGGGGTGCTTGCCTCCTACGGCTCCTCGGTGGGTGCCGTCCGTGGAACGGTCCGGGACGCCCTGAGGAAGTTCAAGGACCTGGACCACGATGCCGTGGTCCTGCTGGCGTCCGGGCTGTGGGCCCAACCGAAACCCGGTGGCAGGCCGGTTTTTGAGCGCCGACAGGCCGCCGTGGTGCTGCTTCAGTCAAGGGCCAGTCTCCTGCTGCACTCGGACCTGACCCGGATCGAGGGCTTCCTTCGTTCCGCGGGAAGCCGCGAGTTGGTGGAGCCCCTGCTGTCCGACGTAGTGTTGCCGCTACTGGCTGGACTGGCAGGACGCGACCGGCAGCGCGCAGGTGTTGTCCTTGCCAGGTGGAGCCAGGACCCGGACGGGCGGCTGCGCAGGGCTGCGGCCTTCATCGAGCAGCAGTCCGGCCCTGAGACCCCGCACAAAGGAGACAGCTATGAACGATCCCTATGA
- a CDS encoding TraR/DksA family transcriptional regulator, whose product MPDVERFRILLEEERKRKLALLPALRADIASANSARQDSNVDDEHDPEGSTIAFELSQAAALLKQSTAGLDQVDAALARIAAGTYGICAVCGESIAEGRLEARPWTPFCIRHASAGRGR is encoded by the coding sequence ATGCCTGATGTGGAAAGGTTCCGCATCCTCCTCGAGGAGGAGCGGAAGCGGAAGCTGGCACTGCTCCCCGCGCTCCGCGCCGACATTGCCTCGGCAAACTCCGCGCGCCAGGATTCGAACGTCGACGACGAACACGATCCGGAGGGTTCCACCATTGCGTTCGAGCTGTCCCAGGCAGCTGCCCTGCTCAAGCAAAGCACCGCCGGCCTTGACCAGGTGGATGCCGCACTGGCCCGGATCGCTGCCGGCACGTACGGCATCTGCGCGGTCTGCGGGGAATCCATAGCGGAGGGAAGGCTGGAGGCCAGGCCCTGGACGCCGTTCTGCATCCGGCACGCGTCCGCTGGACGTGGCCGATGA
- a CDS encoding transglycosylase yields MARFAANVRHRLPGILLTAALAGSVWLPPAGAAESVPPGGYPSWEDVERAKLTEAGTAKEITLIAGLLDGLQSQSEALGNAAVASAAESAAADAALAASTAKVESLAERAGTAKAELIRHRKDIGALAAQSYKTGGTNMGFFVALDAIENNNVHGLNVVHLVGGKTAGLVDKAAAAGKITASLADQEKSARTERERLSREAAEKLAAARSAQEAMARQLTEERQRNRELTGQLASLKGTTAAVEGEFRRGQAALAAYEAAQEAKRAAAGEEARRRAAAAAAAAKVQPPAVPAPMRPAPADPAPENPPAGNPVPANPAPPVPAPAPAAPPSPPAVVVPSAPAGAVNDPAGAKSYASGRLGAYGWGSDQFLCLAQLWTKESNWLTTATNPYSGAYGIPQALPPGKYSSAGSDWLTNYRTQIEWGLGYIRERYGSPCSAWNHSVARNWY; encoded by the coding sequence ATGGCCCGTTTCGCTGCAAATGTCCGCCACCGCCTGCCCGGGATACTGCTGACCGCTGCCCTCGCCGGCAGTGTGTGGCTGCCTCCGGCCGGGGCGGCCGAAAGCGTTCCGCCTGGCGGCTACCCTTCGTGGGAGGACGTGGAGCGGGCCAAGCTGACCGAGGCCGGCACGGCCAAAGAGATCACGTTGATCGCAGGCCTTTTGGACGGGCTGCAATCGCAGTCGGAGGCCTTGGGCAACGCCGCGGTGGCGTCCGCCGCTGAGTCTGCAGCGGCAGATGCCGCGTTGGCAGCATCCACTGCAAAGGTAGAGTCGCTGGCGGAACGAGCCGGGACGGCCAAGGCCGAACTCATCCGCCACAGGAAGGACATCGGAGCGCTGGCCGCCCAGTCCTACAAAACGGGCGGTACGAACATGGGGTTCTTCGTGGCGTTGGACGCGATCGAGAACAACAACGTCCACGGGCTCAACGTGGTGCACCTGGTGGGCGGCAAAACGGCGGGCCTTGTGGACAAAGCCGCCGCCGCGGGGAAAATCACGGCTTCACTGGCTGATCAGGAGAAATCCGCCCGGACCGAGCGCGAACGGCTGTCCCGCGAGGCGGCGGAAAAGCTTGCAGCGGCCCGATCGGCCCAGGAAGCCATGGCGCGCCAGCTTACGGAAGAACGGCAGCGCAACCGGGAGCTGACCGGGCAGTTGGCGTCCCTGAAGGGCACGACGGCGGCGGTTGAGGGCGAATTCCGGCGTGGACAGGCGGCACTGGCCGCTTATGAAGCAGCGCAGGAGGCGAAACGGGCCGCGGCCGGGGAGGAAGCCCGACGACGTGCGGCCGCAGCGGCAGCGGCGGCAAAGGTGCAGCCCCCTGCTGTTCCCGCCCCCATGCGTCCGGCTCCCGCCGATCCGGCACCTGAGAATCCTCCAGCCGGCAACCCTGTGCCGGCAAATCCTGCTCCGCCTGTCCCCGCCCCGGCGCCTGCCGCACCGCCCAGCCCGCCCGCCGTCGTCGTTCCCTCTGCTCCTGCGGGTGCGGTCAACGATCCTGCCGGTGCCAAGAGCTACGCCTCGGGCAGGCTGGGGGCCTACGGGTGGGGATCGGACCAGTTCCTCTGCCTCGCCCAGCTTTGGACCAAGGAATCGAACTGGCTGACCACGGCCACCAACCCGTATTCCGGTGCCTACGGCATTCCGCAGGCACTTCCGCCGGGCAAGTATTCCAGCGCGGGCAGCGACTGGCTGACCAACTACCGGACGCAGATCGAGTGGGGCCTTGGCTACATCCGTGAGCGGTATGGCTCACCATGCTCGGCATGGAACCACTCCGTGGCCAGGAATTGGTACTGA
- a CDS encoding C40 family peptidase: MSKNSTTARHRATPARSIILDGLAVSAKSQARTLGRPALAVAAASGIAFGVGAPAHAGVTGPDTTETANVQASAAPAAAVAAPAAAAGTVHTVVSGDTLGAISAAHGVALNDVLAANGLAISAVIYPGDQIQIPAAGYAPAVPSAAPAPAPVQTAAATAPANTGMNLSYASAGTGTGTGAAILANAYGQVGQIQDCTAMVEKALRSVGMSVGDLAPTQFYQYGSTVSSPAPGDLVITAGHVGVYAGDGQVVSGGVNGNQTAVHSISWLSGASFVRVA, translated from the coding sequence GTGTCAAAAAATTCCACCACCGCCCGTCACCGCGCAACTCCGGCCCGTTCCATCATCCTGGATGGGCTGGCTGTTTCGGCCAAGTCCCAGGCCAGGACCCTGGGCCGTCCGGCACTCGCCGTCGCAGCCGCATCCGGCATTGCCTTCGGCGTCGGAGCCCCGGCGCACGCCGGTGTGACAGGGCCGGACACCACCGAGACCGCTAACGTCCAGGCCTCCGCCGCCCCGGCCGCAGCAGTTGCAGCCCCCGCCGCGGCCGCGGGCACCGTCCATACGGTTGTATCCGGCGACACGCTGGGCGCCATCTCGGCCGCCCACGGCGTAGCCCTGAACGATGTCCTGGCTGCCAACGGCCTGGCGATCTCCGCGGTCATCTACCCGGGCGACCAGATTCAGATCCCGGCTGCAGGCTACGCCCCGGCAGTTCCCTCCGCCGCGCCGGCACCGGCACCTGTCCAGACCGCTGCCGCCACCGCACCGGCCAACACCGGGATGAACCTGTCCTACGCCTCCGCCGGCACCGGCACGGGTACGGGGGCAGCCATCCTGGCTAACGCCTATGGCCAGGTGGGCCAGATCCAGGACTGCACCGCCATGGTGGAAAAGGCCTTGCGGTCTGTTGGCATGTCCGTGGGCGACCTGGCTCCCACCCAGTTCTACCAGTACGGCTCCACCGTGAGCTCCCCTGCTCCCGGTGACCTCGTGATCACCGCCGGCCACGTGGGCGTTTACGCCGGTGACGGCCAGGTTGTCAGCGGCGGCGTGAACGGCAACCAGACTGCCGTGCACTCCATCAGCTGGCTGAGCGGCGCTTCCTTCGTCCGCGTGGCCTAG
- a CDS encoding protein adenylyltransferase SelO, with amino-acid sequence MTAAAESTVVFEGRFARELAELAVPWQAEEAPDPELLVLNDALANELGLAPDYLRTPEGVRVLLGNHIPPGATPVAQAYAGHQFGGYSPLLGDGRALLLGEIVAEGGRLRDVHLKGSGRTPFARAGDGRAVIGPMLREYLVSEAMHALGIPTTRALAVVATGRPVRRDAMLPGAVLARVASSHLRVGSFQYARATENMDLLRRLADHAISRHHPAAARSEHPYLALFEAVVAAQAELVAKWMLVGFVHGVMNTDNMTISGETIDYGPCAFMDAFDPAAVYSSIDVGGRYAYANQPVVAEWNLARLAEAMLPLFNEDQEQAVGPAVEALGTFRGRYSDAWFGGMKAKLGVAASPEHDEASDLVDGVIGLLKDGPVDYTQFFRSLGQAARGNSGPARGMVLDLRAFDAWAERWAALKPDAELMDSVNPAYIPRNHLVEEALAAATAGDLDPFHRLLEVVRSPCQERQGLERYTEGPPEDFGKYRTFCGT; translated from the coding sequence ATGACTGCTGCAGCAGAATCAACTGTCGTCTTCGAGGGCCGCTTTGCCCGTGAACTAGCGGAGCTGGCCGTTCCGTGGCAGGCGGAGGAAGCGCCGGATCCTGAGCTTTTGGTACTTAACGACGCACTGGCGAACGAGCTGGGCCTGGCACCCGACTACCTGCGGACGCCGGAAGGCGTGCGCGTCCTACTGGGTAACCACATCCCGCCGGGCGCAACCCCCGTTGCCCAGGCATACGCCGGGCACCAGTTCGGCGGCTACTCACCGCTGCTGGGCGACGGCCGGGCGCTGCTGCTGGGCGAGATTGTTGCCGAGGGCGGACGCTTGCGGGATGTGCACCTGAAGGGTTCCGGCCGAACACCTTTCGCCCGTGCGGGCGACGGCCGGGCCGTCATCGGCCCCATGCTGCGGGAGTACCTGGTGAGTGAGGCCATGCACGCCCTGGGTATTCCCACCACGCGGGCCCTCGCCGTCGTAGCTACCGGGCGGCCGGTGCGCCGGGATGCGATGCTGCCGGGTGCCGTCCTGGCCCGGGTGGCCAGCAGCCACCTTCGCGTGGGCAGCTTCCAGTACGCCCGGGCGACGGAGAATATGGACCTGCTGCGCCGCTTGGCGGACCACGCCATCAGCAGGCACCACCCGGCGGCAGCCCGGTCCGAACACCCCTACCTGGCGTTGTTTGAAGCAGTCGTGGCTGCCCAGGCAGAGCTCGTGGCCAAATGGATGCTGGTGGGCTTCGTGCACGGGGTCATGAACACGGACAATATGACCATCTCCGGGGAAACCATCGACTACGGGCCCTGCGCATTCATGGACGCGTTTGATCCCGCCGCCGTGTATAGCTCCATCGATGTAGGCGGCCGCTACGCCTACGCGAACCAGCCCGTGGTTGCCGAGTGGAACCTGGCCCGGCTCGCTGAGGCCATGCTGCCGCTCTTCAACGAAGACCAGGAGCAGGCTGTCGGCCCCGCCGTGGAGGCACTCGGCACATTCCGCGGCCGGTACAGTGACGCCTGGTTCGGGGGCATGAAGGCCAAGCTCGGTGTGGCGGCCAGCCCGGAACATGACGAAGCGTCGGACCTCGTGGATGGCGTGATCGGCCTGCTGAAGGACGGACCCGTTGACTACACGCAATTCTTCCGGAGCCTTGGCCAGGCCGCCCGGGGCAACTCCGGGCCTGCCCGCGGTATGGTGCTGGACCTCCGGGCTTTCGATGCCTGGGCTGAACGCTGGGCCGCGCTGAAGCCCGACGCTGAACTCATGGACAGCGTGAACCCCGCGTACATTCCCAGGAACCACCTTGTGGAGGAAGCACTGGCTGCGGCTACCGCGGGTGATCTTGACCCGTTTCACCGGCTCCTCGAGGTTGTCAGGTCCCCGTGCCAGGAGCGCCAGGGGCTGGAACGCTACACGGAGGGACCGCCGGAGGACTTCGGCAAATACCGGACCTTCTGCGGCACATAG
- a CDS encoding ribonuclease Z, translated as MRDLTILGTASQVPSRTRNHNGYLLRWDGEGFLFDPGEGTQRQMIHAGVPASQITRICLTHVHGDHCFGLPGVLSRMALDAVAHPVHLHYPASGEDVVRALVSVSSPGIDLRLRPHGGSGTVAEGLDVRPLKHRIETYGYRLVEPDGRTLLPERLAAAGISGPAIGRLQHEGSFAGVRLDDVSIPRPGQRFAFVMDTAPCEGAEELADGVDLLVAESTFSDDDGGLARQYRHLTAGQAGELAAGAAARTLVLTHFSARYGEDAAPLAVQARARAADTVVIAAQDLQRVPMPQRRRWPGHGVTAPERSTAPERSAMPGHAIHRAMEATDELINGRTSDGDRVNP; from the coding sequence ATGCGCGACCTCACCATCCTCGGCACGGCCTCCCAGGTCCCCAGCCGGACCAGGAACCACAACGGCTACCTGCTGCGCTGGGACGGGGAAGGTTTCCTCTTTGATCCGGGCGAGGGAACGCAGCGCCAAATGATCCACGCGGGGGTCCCGGCGAGCCAGATCACCCGTATCTGCCTCACCCACGTCCATGGAGACCATTGTTTCGGGTTGCCGGGGGTGTTGTCGCGGATGGCACTCGACGCCGTGGCGCACCCGGTGCACCTTCACTACCCGGCATCCGGGGAGGACGTGGTGCGCGCCCTCGTATCTGTCAGTTCACCGGGAATCGACCTCAGGCTTCGCCCTCACGGCGGAAGCGGGACGGTGGCCGAAGGCCTGGACGTCCGGCCACTGAAGCACCGCATTGAGACCTACGGCTACCGACTGGTGGAACCGGACGGCCGCACCCTGCTGCCTGAACGCCTTGCCGCAGCAGGAATTTCGGGCCCCGCGATCGGACGCCTGCAACATGAAGGCAGCTTTGCTGGCGTCCGCCTCGATGATGTCAGCATTCCGCGGCCGGGCCAGCGCTTCGCTTTCGTGATGGATACGGCGCCCTGCGAGGGCGCTGAAGAGCTGGCCGACGGCGTCGACCTCCTCGTTGCGGAGTCCACCTTCAGCGATGACGACGGCGGGCTGGCGCGCCAGTACCGCCACCTCACCGCCGGGCAGGCAGGGGAACTGGCTGCGGGGGCAGCCGCCCGAACCCTCGTGCTGACGCACTTCTCCGCACGGTACGGCGAGGACGCCGCGCCGCTGGCGGTCCAGGCCAGGGCCCGCGCGGCGGACACTGTCGTCATTGCCGCGCAGGACCTGCAACGCGTCCCCATGCCTCAGCGGCGCCGGTGGCCGGGGCACGGCGTCACGGCACCTGAACGGTCCACTGCACCTGAACGGTCCGCGATGCCGGGCCATGCCATTCATCGCGCCATGGAGGCCACCGATGAGCTCATCAACGGCCGGACAAGCGACGGCGATAGGGTTAACCCATGA
- a CDS encoding phenylacetate--CoA ligase family protein, with protein MDARLIVRVLVLRAALKRRDQWGPARIAAHQQRALQRLRTAAYTGSEFYRRHHSGLHDAPLAQLPPVTKAHLMGHFDEVLTTRDLSLADLEQRLRTLAAEDGDPGLPWRGRWWAAATAGTAGPRGTFVWSRPEWAHVLASYARANDWAGIAAGLSRPLKMALVSSRVPTHQSAVVGSSLRSGLVPTLRLDVTAPMQETVAALDGFQPRVLVGYASALLPLAAEQLAGRLKISPQAVMSASEVLTPPAARELERAWGSAPFDVYAATETAGIASPCVYRNRHVYEDLLIVEPVDKEGVPVPPGSMGAKLLVTVLFSRTLPLIRYELSDSVTLGQRGCPCGRSFIRMEDIEGRLEDVLELPGKAGLVSVHPIVFHHVLDQAAAAGWQVVQEPMGLRVLVAGLAPGSTTSGIQASVAEALAAAGVARTPVSVSVVDQLQRTPSGKAPFVRRLKP; from the coding sequence ATGGATGCGCGGCTCATAGTCCGGGTGCTCGTTCTTCGGGCTGCCTTAAAGCGACGGGACCAGTGGGGCCCTGCCCGGATTGCCGCTCACCAGCAACGTGCCCTGCAAAGACTCCGGACGGCGGCCTACACCGGGTCCGAGTTCTACCGGCGCCACCATTCAGGGCTCCACGATGCTCCCCTTGCCCAGTTGCCGCCCGTGACCAAGGCACATCTCATGGGCCACTTCGACGAGGTCCTTACTACGCGCGACCTGAGCCTGGCCGACCTGGAACAACGTCTCCGGACCCTCGCGGCCGAGGACGGTGATCCCGGCTTGCCGTGGAGGGGGCGTTGGTGGGCTGCGGCGACAGCCGGGACCGCCGGTCCGCGCGGAACCTTCGTGTGGAGCCGGCCGGAATGGGCACATGTGCTGGCCTCGTATGCCCGCGCCAACGACTGGGCTGGAATAGCGGCCGGCCTCAGCCGGCCGCTTAAAATGGCGCTGGTAAGCTCGCGCGTCCCCACCCACCAGTCCGCCGTGGTTGGCTCTTCGCTGCGTTCGGGGCTTGTTCCCACGCTCCGGCTGGACGTGACCGCACCCATGCAGGAAACGGTGGCGGCGCTGGACGGGTTCCAGCCCCGGGTCCTGGTGGGTTACGCTTCCGCGCTTTTGCCCCTGGCGGCCGAACAGCTGGCCGGGCGCCTGAAAATCTCGCCGCAGGCAGTGATGTCGGCCTCGGAGGTGCTCACCCCGCCCGCTGCCCGGGAATTGGAAAGGGCCTGGGGGAGCGCGCCGTTCGATGTCTACGCCGCCACTGAGACGGCCGGCATCGCTTCACCGTGCGTCTACCGGAACCGGCATGTCTACGAGGACCTGCTCATCGTCGAACCAGTGGACAAGGAGGGGGTTCCGGTACCGCCCGGGTCAATGGGCGCGAAGCTTTTGGTCACGGTCCTGTTCTCGCGGACGTTGCCGCTGATCCGCTACGAACTGTCGGACAGCGTGACGTTGGGGCAGCGCGGTTGCCCCTGTGGCCGCTCGTTCATCCGCATGGAGGATATCGAAGGCAGGTTGGAGGATGTGCTTGAGCTGCCAGGCAAGGCAGGCCTTGTGAGCGTCCACCCCATCGTGTTCCACCACGTCCTGGACCAGGCTGCCGCCGCCGGCTGGCAGGTGGTCCAGGAACCCATGGGACTGCGGGTCCTCGTCGCAGGACTGGCGCCGGGAAGCACAACCTCCGGAATACAGGCCTCGGTGGCCGAAGCCCTCGCAGCTGCCGGCGTCGCGCGAACCCCGGTCTCCGTGTCCGTGGTGGACCAGCTTCAGCGGACACCCTCGGGTAAGGCGCCCTTCGTCCGCCGGCTCAAGCCGTGA
- a CDS encoding SHOCT domain-containing protein: MMWWDGNMGAWGYILMVVSFILFWGAIIAAIVVFARSMSGSNRRDGGGHSTGSAEQMLAERFARGEIDETEYSARLTALRRARGA, from the coding sequence ATGATGTGGTGGGACGGGAACATGGGAGCCTGGGGCTACATCCTGATGGTGGTGAGTTTCATCCTCTTCTGGGGTGCCATCATCGCCGCCATCGTGGTTTTTGCCCGCTCGATGTCAGGCAGCAACCGCAGGGACGGCGGAGGCCACAGTACTGGCAGTGCGGAGCAGATGCTGGCCGAGCGGTTTGCCCGCGGTGAAATAGACGAGACGGAATACTCGGCCCGCCTCACCGCCCTCCGCCGCGCCCGCGGGGCCTGA
- a CDS encoding universal stress protein produces MTTRKPIAVATNDSPQSQAAVLWAARRAERSGLPLVILHVVDDRWMAEPYPWIGVLEEAGDKLLQTAAGRIRGTFPISVTTRLLTGSVGGSLAKYSGKASMVVVGSGTGLDGGSLADRALQVAASSKVPVAVVGTRELGGRSGVVVGVDGSKEATQAVAFAAAEADREGDDLTVVYAINAPDRVTDAGLLTTSLADLFTEEERIVLSETVAGLNEDYPSLRVNRVLETERGPVESLVDAASGARMLVVGSRGRSGIKRLLLGSTAHGVLKHLPCPTVITRIQALKNKT; encoded by the coding sequence ATGACAACCCGTAAACCCATCGCAGTGGCCACCAACGACTCCCCGCAGAGCCAGGCGGCTGTGCTCTGGGCTGCCCGGCGGGCTGAACGCTCGGGCCTGCCGCTGGTGATCCTCCACGTCGTGGACGACCGGTGGATGGCTGAACCGTATCCGTGGATCGGCGTTCTCGAGGAGGCGGGCGACAAGCTCCTGCAGACTGCCGCCGGACGTATCCGGGGAACCTTCCCCATCAGCGTTACCACCCGGCTCCTCACCGGAAGCGTGGGCGGCTCGCTGGCGAAGTACTCCGGCAAAGCATCCATGGTGGTTGTAGGCTCGGGCACCGGGCTCGACGGCGGATCCCTTGCAGACCGGGCGCTGCAGGTTGCGGCTTCTTCAAAGGTTCCCGTTGCCGTGGTGGGTACCCGGGAGCTCGGGGGCCGGTCCGGCGTGGTGGTGGGCGTCGACGGCTCCAAGGAAGCCACCCAGGCTGTGGCCTTCGCCGCCGCCGAGGCTGACCGGGAGGGGGACGACCTCACTGTGGTCTATGCCATCAATGCGCCGGACCGTGTTACCGATGCGGGCCTGCTGACCACCAGCCTGGCCGACCTTTTCACCGAGGAAGAACGCATCGTCCTGTCCGAAACAGTGGCAGGGCTCAATGAGGACTATCCAAGCCTGCGCGTGAACCGGGTGCTGGAGACCGAGAGGGGACCGGTGGAATCGTTGGTTGATGCTGCTTCCGGGGCCAGAATGCTCGTAGTGGGCAGCCGTGGGAGGAGCGGAATCAAACGGCTTCTTCTCGGTTCCACAGCCCATGGCGTCCTCAAGCACCTGCCGTGTCCCACCGTGATTACCCGGATCCAGGCACTCAAGAACAAAACCTAG
- a CDS encoding DUF4389 domain-containing protein — translation MKKTAAVAMLILGILISIVGAAVLAAGAVASVVGSAQGDGYLTTRTERLSVGSHALTSPRLDAVGEGVPPRLPFDVGTLRLRASSLDPAKEIFIGVAPQADVEQYLSGVHRSELLKVDSRPFRAEFRDIPGTSTPAPPGEQTFWSASASGPGQQDLTWELAAGNWAIVIMNADASPGINAEVQAGFRSDLIRPAATGLLVGGAVALAIGIPLLILGAVGLGRHTGPHSGGSPAPPSGPSPGYAPPPGYAPPPGYAGGAPGTAGDPGNPGSPVTPPLQQPGQGDRADRAPYPARLFGDLDPALSRAMWLVKWFLAIPHFVVLFFLWFALVVTTIVAWFAILFTGRYPRSLFDFNVGVLRWNWRVAFYAYAAAGTDLYPPFTLARTNYPADFEVDYPERLSRGLVLVKSWLLAIPHLLIVAAFSGPTWTWQAETDDVGTTYQRSVGLSLLGLLVLVAVVALLFTGRYQPPLFDLILGINRWIYRVVAYAALMRDEYPPFRLDQGAREVPPPLAGPPYHAAARPSGDGLH, via the coding sequence ATGAAAAAGACCGCTGCAGTAGCCATGCTCATCCTCGGGATCCTCATCTCCATCGTTGGGGCCGCCGTCCTGGCCGCAGGAGCCGTGGCATCAGTGGTTGGATCCGCCCAGGGCGACGGATACCTCACCACACGCACGGAACGCCTTTCCGTTGGATCCCATGCACTGACCTCGCCCAGGCTCGATGCGGTAGGAGAGGGCGTTCCGCCACGTCTTCCTTTCGACGTCGGTACGCTCAGGCTGCGTGCCTCTTCCCTGGACCCCGCCAAGGAAATCTTCATAGGCGTCGCCCCGCAGGCCGACGTCGAGCAATACCTCTCGGGCGTCCATCGCTCGGAGCTGCTCAAAGTCGACAGCCGACCCTTCCGGGCCGAATTCCGCGACATTCCCGGCACCAGCACCCCCGCACCCCCGGGAGAACAAACATTCTGGAGCGCCTCCGCCTCCGGGCCCGGCCAACAGGATCTCACGTGGGAACTTGCCGCCGGCAATTGGGCCATCGTCATCATGAACGCCGATGCCAGCCCCGGGATCAATGCCGAAGTGCAGGCCGGCTTTCGCTCCGACCTGATCCGGCCGGCGGCAACCGGGCTGCTGGTGGGAGGTGCCGTTGCGCTGGCAATCGGGATTCCCTTGCTAATCCTGGGAGCCGTCGGGCTTGGCCGGCACACAGGACCGCATTCCGGCGGTTCTCCCGCGCCGCCATCCGGGCCATCCCCCGGATATGCGCCGCCCCCCGGATATGCGCCACCACCCGGATATGCGGGCGGAGCGCCCGGCACGGCGGGAGACCCCGGAAATCCCGGCTCACCGGTAACCCCGCCCCTGCAACAGCCCGGTCAAGGCGACCGGGCCGACCGTGCACCCTACCCGGCCCGGCTCTTCGGCGACCTTGACCCGGCCTTGTCGCGGGCAATGTGGCTGGTCAAGTGGTTCCTTGCCATCCCGCATTTCGTCGTGCTGTTTTTCCTGTGGTTTGCGTTGGTCGTGACCACGATCGTGGCCTGGTTCGCGATCCTGTTTACCGGCCGCTATCCCCGGTCCCTGTTTGACTTCAACGTGGGCGTCCTGCGCTGGAACTGGAGGGTGGCTTTTTATGCTTATGCCGCTGCAGGAACGGACCTCTACCCGCCGTTCACCCTGGCACGCACCAATTATCCGGCCGACTTCGAGGTGGACTACCCGGAACGCCTCTCCCGCGGGCTGGTCCTGGTCAAGTCGTGGCTCCTCGCCATCCCGCATCTGCTCATCGTTGCAGCCTTCTCCGGCCCCACCTGGACCTGGCAGGCGGAGACCGATGATGTGGGAACCACCTATCAACGGAGCGTAGGCCTGTCGCTGCTGGGCCTGCTGGTCCTGGTTGCAGTAGTGGCCCTGCTCTTTACCGGCCGCTACCAGCCTCCGCTGTTCGACCTGATACTCGGCATCAACCGATGGATCTACCGCGTCGTGGCCTACGCGGCCCTGATGCGGGACGAATACCCTCCGTTCCGGTTGGACCAGGGAGCCCGTGAAGTACCGCCGCCCTTGGCGGGACCGCCGTACCACGCAGCAGCCCGCCCCTCGGGTGATGGCCTGCATTGA
- a CDS encoding universal stress protein: MNTSGAPFARILVGVDGSEASIEALRQAQRLAVPLGAKVLANAYWDYPQVYTGYVMMGIEGFEERAGEILAEAVKTAFGDETPSNVISTLVRGHPRESLIDASRDADMVVVGRRGHGGFGGLLLGSVSSALVAHAHCPVLVVHTPENRTASS; encoded by the coding sequence ATGAACACTTCCGGAGCACCGTTCGCACGGATACTTGTTGGGGTCGACGGATCGGAGGCTTCCATTGAAGCCCTGCGGCAGGCCCAGCGGCTGGCGGTACCCCTCGGGGCGAAGGTCCTGGCCAACGCCTACTGGGATTATCCGCAGGTCTACACGGGCTACGTGATGATGGGCATTGAGGGCTTCGAAGAACGCGCCGGGGAAATCCTGGCTGAGGCCGTCAAAACCGCCTTCGGTGACGAAACGCCGTCGAACGTCATTTCCACCCTGGTCCGCGGCCATCCGCGGGAATCACTGATCGACGCCAGCCGCGACGCGGACATGGTCGTGGTGGGGAGGCGCGGCCACGGCGGTTTTGGCGGGCTGCTGCTGGGCTCAGTCAGTTCCGCCCTGGTGGCCCATGCCCATTGTCCCGTGCTGGTGGTCCACACACCGGAAAACCGCACGGCGTCGTCCTAG